TTTCATTGCTGTCTAACTGCCGAGCATTTGCAGCTTGTACAAACTGGCATACAAACCTTCTAGTTGCAACAACTCTTCATGGCTACCAGATTCTATTAATTGCCCGCGTTTGAGCACCAAAATGCGATCGACATTTCGGATAGTCGAGAGCCTGTGAGCAATGATTATCGCCGTTCTGTCCACCATCAAACGCTCCAAAGCCTCTTGAATCAAAGCTTCCGTCCCCACATCCAAACTAGCAGTTGCCTCGTCTAGAACTAAAATACTCGGGTTGCGAATAGCCGCGCGAGCAAACGCTAACAACTGCTTTTGTCCCCCCGAAAGATTGGTTCCCCTCTCCCGCAATTGCGTGTCATAACCTTGAGGTAACTCTTCAATTAAACGAGCAACATTCGTCTTTTCTGCTGCTGCTTGAATTTCCTCCATCGAGTAACTTTCACCCAGGCTAATATTGCTCTTCACATCACCAGCAAATAGAAAGCCATCTTGAATAATCACCCCTACGTGTCTTCGCAATTCCGCTTGAGGTAAATCGCGAATATCCACATGATTAACCAAAATCCTGCCTCGCGTGGGCTCGTAAAGGCGGCACAGGAGACGGATAATCGAACTTTTGCCCGCACCCGTAGGGCCGACTAATGCGACTTTTTCGCCCGATTTGATGGTAAAATTGAGGTCTTGCAACACATATTCATTCTCTTTGTACGCAAACCACACATTGTCAAATTGGATTTCTCCGGATGCGGCTTGCTTTGATTCAGCATGAACAACTAGCGATTTTTGATTGTTAGCTGATAGGCGATATTCAGAACTTACAGGAGTTTGATTATCCTCTACCAATTCTTCCTCATCTGAAGATAAATTATAGGCAAAAGCCTCTGGATGACCTGCAATCAGCAGCGGTGAATAATATCCGCTTCTTCCTTCTTCCCTCTTCTTAACATCCGTTACATCCGCTACATCCCGCACATTGCTCGCTGCCGAACTTTCTTCCTTCTCCCCGCTAGTTGGATCTTTAATTTCGATCGGTTCGTTGAGAATATCGCTAATCCGTTCGATGGCAGTAAATCCTGCTTGAATTGCCGTAAATTTCTCCGCAAATTGCCGCAGCGGATCGAAGAGACGCTGAGCAAATAAAATAAAGGCCGACAGAGTACCAAAGTTAATCGTACCTTGCAGAACTTTTTGACCGCCCAGCCACAAAACGGCTGCAATTGCCACTAAAGCAATCCATTCTAAGGTTGCAGATACCGCTGAGTCGTAAAAGATAGTTTTATCAACGGCTTTAATGTAGCGTTTGTTGGTGACGCTAAACAATTCTGAGTTGAATCTTTCGCGGCGGAATAGCTGCACAACGCCGATACCAGTCAGGTTTTCTTGCAGTTGGGCGTTAAGATCGGAAAGTTCTTCTCTGGTAGTGTAATTTGCGAGCCGATATTGGTATTGGAAATAAATTATCAGGGCGGTAATTGGTATCATCATCGTTACCAACATTAAAGCTAATTGCCACTGCATGGTAAACATGAAAATAGCAATTACTAAAATTGAAAATAAATCGCTGACAATTCCGATCGCCCCGCCGGAAAAAACTTCCCCCAAAGCTTCTACATCGCTGGTGAGGCGCGTCATCAATTTACCGACAGGAGTGCGATCGAAAAATCTGACTGCTAGGGATGTGACGTGGGCGAACAAATCATTTCTAATATCAGTAGTAATAATTTGCCCTACTTTGGTGACTAAATATCCTTGAACTGATTGCAGTGCCAATCTAAATGTTATAGTTAGCATCAGCAAAATGGCTAAAACATTTAATGCAGTAGATAAAGGCAATCCTCGCAAGAATTCATAGGTAGGTTCCGCTCGAATTACCGAAATAGCCTGTCCGATGAGAATCGGTTGAATTGCTCCTGAGACTGCTAGGGGTACTAATAGTGCGATCGAAATCATCAGCAAGCGTTTGCTGCGCGTTGCGTAAGATGCCAACCTCAGGAATAACCGCCAGTCTGTATCGCGGCGGGGTTGGTTTTTGGTGTCTGCTACTGATGAGGAAATGGTCATTCGATTTTAGATTTTAGATTTTAGATTTTAGATTGCAGAAGCGATTTGGCTGCTAAATTTCGGGGTTTTTGCTCGGGATAGTCAGATTTTTTTGTTCCGCAGCTTGTAGGACTGGCTTTCCAAGTTCGATCGCTCTTTGAGCAAAAAAGCTGTAAAATATCTCCAAGTAATAATTGTAGCAAATGCAGTCAATTAAATTATGGAAT
The sequence above is drawn from the Microcoleus sp. bin38.metabat.b11b12b14.051 genome and encodes:
- a CDS encoding ABC transporter ATP-binding protein, which encodes MTISSSVADTKNQPRRDTDWRLFLRLASYATRSKRLLMISIALLVPLAVSGAIQPILIGQAISVIRAEPTYEFLRGLPLSTALNVLAILLMLTITFRLALQSVQGYLVTKVGQIITTDIRNDLFAHVTSLAVRFFDRTPVGKLMTRLTSDVEALGEVFSGGAIGIVSDLFSILVIAIFMFTMQWQLALMLVTMMIPITALIIYFQYQYRLANYTTREELSDLNAQLQENLTGIGVVQLFRRERFNSELFSVTNKRYIKAVDKTIFYDSAVSATLEWIALVAIAAVLWLGGQKVLQGTINFGTLSAFILFAQRLFDPLRQFAEKFTAIQAGFTAIERISDILNEPIEIKDPTSGEKEESSAASNVRDVADVTDVKKREEGRSGYYSPLLIAGHPEAFAYNLSSDEEELVEDNQTPVSSEYRLSANNQKSLVVHAESKQAASGEIQFDNVWFAYKENEYVLQDLNFTIKSGEKVALVGPTGAGKSSIIRLLCRLYEPTRGRILVNHVDIRDLPQAELRRHVGVIIQDGFLFAGDVKSNISLGESYSMEEIQAAAEKTNVARLIEELPQGYDTQLRERGTNLSGGQKQLLAFARAAIRNPSILVLDEATASLDVGTEALIQEALERLMVDRTAIIIAHRLSTIRNVDRILVLKRGQLIESGSHEELLQLEGLYASLYKLQMLGS